The genomic window TTATCTTTCAAATTAAATACAAGCCGGAGATGTTATTCTCCGGCTTGTTTCTTTTATCCTGTATAACTGGACGATCCCACTGACTCGAAAGCGCAGATTTCCTCTATTGGGCAATAATTGATTACTGACGTAGGGGAGTGGACTGGAGATTTTGCCAGGCTTGGCGAATGGCCTCTTCAGCGGCGGGAAAATCCTCCCGTGAGCGCACCCAAATCTCAGGTCCATAGATGGCGGTGAGCCTGCTGAAGGGATGGGGGAGGCGAAAGAGGTCCCAAGAATCCAACTGCCACATCCGGCTGGCGGAGGCGACCACTGGAATGATGGGGACCTGAGCCAGCAGAGCAAGTTGGAGAATTCCGGGCTGAACTGATCCGGCAGGGCCTTTGGGGCCGTCTGGCGTTAGTGCCAGGCTACGTTCACGGGCCAGTCTAACCATAACTTTCAAAGCCTGGGAGCCGCTTCTGGAGGTTGAGCCGCGCACCGGGAAAAAACCCAGGCGGGCCAGAGGGCGGGCGATGAGTTCTCCATCCCGGGAGCGAGAGACCATCACGGCGATATCATGATCTATCCTCTGCAAGGTGAGCAGCAGCAAATCTCGGTGCTGAAGCGCGTAAACGCAAGGATGGCCAATGGGAGGTTGATTCAGTGCTACTA from Candidatus Cloacimonadota bacterium includes these protein-coding regions:
- a CDS encoding lysophospholipid acyltransferase family protein gives rise to the protein MSELLLRLEGVLGALLLRLWRRTLRVVALNQPPIGHPCVYALQHRDLLLLTLQRIDHDIAVMVSRSRDGELIARPLARLGFFPVRGSTSRSGSQALKVMVRLARERSLALTPDGPKGPAGSVQPGILQLALLAQVPIIPVVASASRMWQLDSWDLFRLPHPFSRLTAIYGPEIWVRSREDFPAAEEAIRQAWQNLQSTPLRQ